One segment of Nostoc piscinale CENA21 DNA contains the following:
- a CDS encoding S1C family serine protease has protein sequence MSSLQDFSNSLADIVEQAGNAVVAVNAGKRLSSSGIHWRNNIIVTSDESLGRYDEITVTLADRNTVQASFIGHDPSTDIAVFQLQNAAIPVVQIGDVTKLKVGHLILGLARSSEGDIRAAMGAVSVVSGAWRSMSGGNIDQFIRPDITLYPGFAGGALVDAAGYVVGMNTSGRRGTALTIPASTIERVVNQLLTKGHISRGYLGVGMQPVRLPHNLKNSLNLTTTTGVIVVNVESSSPADKAGILLGDVLVTLDNVAVSDTGDVLALLNNSDRIGKLIKVQVVRGGALVELDIVVGERPVE, from the coding sequence ATGTCTTCATTGCAGGATTTTTCTAATAGTTTAGCAGATATTGTAGAACAGGCTGGAAATGCTGTAGTTGCTGTTAATGCTGGTAAACGTCTTTCCTCTAGTGGAATTCACTGGCGTAATAATATTATTGTGACTTCTGATGAATCTCTGGGGCGTTATGACGAAATCACGGTAACTCTTGCAGATAGAAATACTGTACAAGCGTCATTTATCGGTCATGACCCTAGTACTGATATAGCGGTTTTTCAACTACAAAATGCAGCAATTCCAGTTGTACAAATTGGTGATGTCACAAAACTCAAAGTTGGTCATTTAATTTTGGGACTAGCCAGAAGTAGCGAAGGTGATATCCGGGCGGCGATGGGGGCGGTGAGTGTAGTGAGCGGGGCTTGGCGGAGTATGAGTGGTGGCAATATTGACCAATTTATTCGCCCAGATATCACCCTTTACCCTGGTTTTGCTGGTGGGGCGCTGGTAGATGCGGCTGGTTATGTGGTGGGAATGAATACATCAGGAAGGCGTGGTACGGCTTTAACAATTCCGGCTAGTACAATTGAGCGTGTAGTCAATCAATTACTCACTAAGGGACACATTTCTCGCGGTTATTTGGGTGTAGGTATGCAGCCTGTACGCTTACCGCACAATTTGAAAAATAGTTTAAATTTAACGACGACAACCGGGGTAATTGTTGTCAATGTGGAATCATCTAGTCCGGCTGACAAGGCAGGTATATTGCTGGGGGATGTGTTGGTAACATTAGATAATGTAGCTGTGAGTGATACAGGCGATGTCTTGGCACTACTAAATAATAGCGATCGCATTGGTAAACTCATCAAAGTGCAGGTTGTCCGGGGTGGGGCATTGGTTGAGTTAGATATTGTGGTTGGCGAACGCCCCGTCGAGTAA
- a CDS encoding M4 family metallopeptidase has product MARKKKSSGLKLQHSIDTRCPICCIVPPHMLENVAVNGNPQQRSWAFHTLNVSAQLRGRRNVVGNIFFSPSPGEKRRTIYDAKNGQQLPGTLVRGEGDPPSTDEAVNEAYDAAGATYDLYYEVFERNSIDDKGLRLDSSVHYGVKYDNAFWNGDQMVYGDGDGELFQRFTKCVDIIGHELTHGVTQYEAGLQYYGEPGALNESFSDVFGSLVKQRLKNQTADQADWIIGEGLLAPGVKGIGIRSMKAPGTAYDDPVLGKDPQPAHMRDKYTGWEDNAGVHINSGIPNYAFYLAAMEIGGYAWEKAGKIWYIALRDRLRNQAQFKTAANVTIQVAGELYGTDSPEQRAVQNAWQKVGVI; this is encoded by the coding sequence ATGGCGCGTAAGAAAAAATCATCAGGTTTGAAATTGCAACATTCAATTGACACGAGATGTCCTATTTGTTGTATTGTGCCACCTCACATGCTAGAAAATGTGGCTGTGAATGGTAATCCGCAGCAACGTTCTTGGGCATTTCATACCTTAAACGTTTCCGCACAGTTACGCGGGCGACGGAATGTTGTCGGGAATATTTTCTTCTCTCCTTCTCCGGGTGAGAAGCGACGCACCATTTACGACGCGAAAAATGGACAGCAACTTCCGGGTACTTTAGTACGTGGTGAAGGTGATCCGCCCAGCACTGATGAAGCAGTGAATGAAGCTTACGACGCTGCTGGTGCTACTTATGACTTGTATTATGAAGTATTTGAACGCAACTCGATTGATGATAAAGGTTTGCGTTTAGACTCTAGCGTTCATTATGGTGTTAAATACGACAACGCCTTTTGGAACGGTGATCAAATGGTCTACGGCGATGGCGATGGCGAACTGTTCCAACGCTTCACAAAATGCGTTGATATTATTGGGCATGAGTTAACACATGGAGTAACTCAATACGAAGCTGGTCTGCAATACTATGGTGAACCAGGGGCGTTGAACGAATCATTTTCTGATGTTTTTGGTTCCTTGGTCAAACAAAGATTAAAAAATCAAACAGCCGACCAAGCAGACTGGATTATTGGTGAAGGTCTTTTAGCGCCTGGTGTTAAAGGTATTGGTATTCGCTCGATGAAAGCCCCAGGAACAGCCTATGATGATCCTGTATTGGGCAAAGATCCGCAACCAGCCCACATGCGCGATAAATATACTGGTTGGGAAGATAATGCAGGTGTGCATATCAATTCTGGCATCCCCAACTATGCCTTTTATTTAGCCGCAATGGAAATTGGTGGTTATGCTTGGGAAAAAGCCGGGAAAATATGGTACATTGCTTTACGCGATCGCTTGCGTAACCAAGCACAATTTAAAACCGCCGCTAACGTCACCATCCAAGTTGCAGGAGAACTTTACGGTACAGATAGTCCAGAACAAAGAGCTGTACAGAACGCTTGGCAAAAAGTAGGAGTAATTTAG
- a CDS encoding protealysin inhibitor emfourin, which translates to MRITFERTGGFAGITKKKTLDTNNLPAKEAKELPLLVQAADLFRLPAQIPSPNPQSDRFQYRLTVEDNDKQHTVIVSEAALPGTLRPLIEWLNNAAI; encoded by the coding sequence ATGCGGATCACATTTGAACGCACAGGTGGCTTTGCTGGAATAACTAAGAAAAAAACCCTAGACACCAACAATCTTCCAGCAAAGGAAGCTAAAGAACTACCACTATTAGTCCAAGCAGCGGATTTATTTCGCTTACCTGCACAAATTCCTTCGCCAAATCCCCAGAGCGATCGCTTTCAGTATAGGTTAACTGTAGAAGACAACGATAAACAGCACACAGTAATTGTGAGTGAAGCAGCCTTACCCGGAACTTTAAGACCTTTAATTGAATGGCTAAATAATGCGGCCATTTAG
- a CDS encoding cobalamin-binding protein — protein sequence MTNSNIRIVSLIPSATEILAKLGLTDAIVGRSHECDYPPDIQNIPICTEARFDTDVPSSDIHTQVNDLLQSALSIYHIKTDVLEQLQPTHILTQDQCDVCAVSLPEVEKAVSNCISTSPKIISLQPNLLEDIWTDIEKVAHIFDVDSVKLLENLEARVKIIQQKIQGLALNELPKVACIEWTDPLMAGANWIPELVNFAGGQSLFSHPGKPSVTLEWQTFIATNPDVIVFMPCGFDLIRTRQEAELLTQRSEWQKLHASQTGRVYITDGNSYFNRPGPRLVDSLEILAEILHPEIFDYGYKGTAWEVL from the coding sequence ATGACTAATAGCAATATCAGAATTGTCTCTTTAATACCAAGTGCAACGGAGATTTTAGCAAAACTGGGGTTAACTGATGCAATTGTAGGGCGATCGCATGAATGTGACTATCCGCCAGATATTCAAAATATTCCTATATGCACCGAAGCACGCTTTGATACTGATGTGCCTAGCAGCGATATTCACACTCAAGTCAATGATTTATTGCAATCAGCATTGAGTATTTATCACATCAAAACCGATGTTTTAGAGCAGTTACAACCGACTCACATTCTCACCCAAGACCAATGCGATGTTTGTGCAGTCAGCTTACCAGAAGTGGAAAAAGCTGTTAGTAATTGCATCTCAACTTCACCAAAAATTATTTCTTTACAACCTAATCTTCTAGAAGATATTTGGACTGATATTGAAAAAGTTGCTCATATCTTTGATGTAGACTCAGTAAAATTACTGGAGAATCTAGAGGCCAGAGTTAAAATTATTCAACAAAAAATCCAAGGGCTGGCACTCAATGAACTGCCGAAAGTTGCTTGTATTGAGTGGACAGATCCTTTAATGGCAGGAGCAAACTGGATTCCAGAATTAGTCAACTTCGCAGGCGGACAATCACTATTTAGCCATCCAGGTAAACCTTCTGTAACCTTAGAATGGCAAACATTCATCGCCACTAATCCAGATGTGATTGTATTTATGCCTTGTGGCTTTGATTTAATTCGCACTCGCCAAGAAGCTGAATTATTAACTCAACGCTCCGAATGGCAAAAACTCCACGCCAGCCAAACAGGTAGAGTTTATATTACTGATGGTAATTCTTACTTCAACCGTCCCGGCCCCAGATTAGTGGATTCTTTAGAAATTTTGGCAGAAATTTTGCATCCAGAAATTTTTGACTATGGTTATAAAGGTACTGCTTGGGAAGTCTTATAA
- a CDS encoding J domain-containing protein translates to MSLKIDRGLFKYDFIDHHAVLCVTVDADVKDIRKRYLQIARRLHPDSNASASPGEKKLASELLSKLVNPAYEALSNDRTRTEYMIILSQMGKRLVQESSSIELTTDLGRQLAAAPNIDHSYKTAIAKIAETQFTSLQQVIPIIAQISELNLVYLMRSAGKAFSNQAPAQKSPTSTANTPQNTAAAPPPPAPAKEDAAVEQYIRRAQTLIDKNQFAQAKVELQDALKLAPKSSRCHSLIGLVYLKQNQLKMAKIHFDNALKLDPNDQTASAWKPKIDKALGQQSGGSKATPSAKTGTQPDKSGGGGLFGGLFGGNKK, encoded by the coding sequence ATGTCGCTAAAAATAGATCGTGGATTGTTTAAATATGACTTTATAGATCATCACGCAGTCTTGTGCGTTACGGTGGATGCGGATGTGAAAGACATTCGGAAGCGTTATTTGCAAATTGCTCGGCGTTTGCATCCTGACAGTAATGCTTCTGCCTCGCCTGGGGAAAAGAAGTTAGCTAGTGAATTATTATCGAAGTTGGTTAACCCAGCTTATGAAGCCTTATCTAACGATCGCACCCGCACAGAATACATGATAATTTTGTCCCAAATGGGCAAGCGTTTGGTACAAGAGTCAAGCTCGATAGAACTTACCACAGATTTAGGTAGACAACTAGCTGCGGCTCCCAATATTGATCATTCCTATAAAACTGCGATCGCTAAAATTGCTGAAACTCAATTCACTTCCTTACAGCAAGTAATCCCTATCATTGCTCAAATTAGCGAGTTGAACTTGGTTTATTTAATGCGGAGTGCTGGTAAAGCTTTCTCAAACCAAGCGCCTGCACAGAAATCTCCCACATCAACGGCTAACACACCCCAAAATACAGCTGCTGCACCCCCACCACCAGCGCCAGCCAAAGAAGACGCAGCAGTAGAACAATATATTCGGCGGGCGCAAACTTTAATTGATAAAAATCAATTTGCTCAAGCGAAAGTCGAATTGCAAGACGCGCTGAAACTGGCTCCCAAGAGTAGCCGTTGTCATAGCTTGATTGGCTTGGTCTATTTAAAGCAAAATCAACTCAAAATGGCCAAGATTCATTTTGACAATGCTTTAAAATTAGACCCGAATGACCAAACAGCGAGCGCATGGAAACCTAAAATAGATAAAGCTTTGGGTCAACAATCCGGTGGTTCTAAAGCGACTCCATCTGCCAAAACTGGCACACAACCAGATAAATCAGGAGGTGGAGGTTTATTTGGCGGTTTGTTTGGTGGGAATAAAAAATAA
- a CDS encoding ATP phosphoribosyltransferase regulatory subunit, with the protein MVYQPAAGARDLLPLDVAQKRWIEDRLQQVFHRWGYHKIITSTLERMDTLMAGEAIQRQMVIQLQNSEDEELGLRPELTASIARAVVTRMEAVTYPQRLYYHANVFRRIWENRHNRQQEFYQAGVELLGVGGLRANAEVLLLVGDCLDVLGLRDWQIVLGEAGITRSLLQAFPANVQAKVRQAIAHLDRVTIDTLPLSEDLRDRARIMLDLRGKSQDVLQKVSSLGLDAEQQAAVNHLKSLVELLESERKFPIILDLSLIQTIDYYTGIVFEIVHNRDHPATVLGRGGRYDQLLGLYHPQGENIPGIGFVLNIEDVYQVLLSSQQLPQDIPASNWLVVPETASAEVAAFAYAQKLRDSTHLVIVEMELGGRDAQAIRQYASDRRIAQIAWIKADGSPTIESISQ; encoded by the coding sequence ATGGTGTATCAACCAGCAGCGGGAGCGAGGGATTTATTACCTTTAGATGTAGCTCAAAAACGCTGGATTGAAGATAGGTTACAACAAGTGTTCCATCGTTGGGGATATCACAAGATTATTACCTCAACGCTGGAACGGATGGACACTTTGATGGCGGGGGAAGCAATTCAACGCCAGATGGTGATTCAACTGCAAAATTCTGAAGATGAAGAATTAGGCTTGCGTCCAGAATTGACAGCTTCGATTGCGCGTGCTGTAGTTACGCGTATGGAAGCTGTCACTTATCCGCAAAGACTTTATTATCATGCCAATGTCTTCCGGCGAATTTGGGAAAATCGGCACAATCGTCAGCAAGAGTTTTATCAAGCTGGTGTGGAACTTTTAGGTGTTGGCGGATTGCGAGCTAATGCCGAAGTACTGCTGTTGGTGGGTGATTGTTTAGACGTGCTAGGTTTGCGTGATTGGCAGATAGTTTTGGGCGAAGCGGGAATTACTCGCTCGCTTTTACAGGCTTTTCCGGCTAATGTACAAGCAAAAGTGCGTCAAGCGATCGCTCACCTTGATCGCGTGACTATCGATACTTTGCCCTTGAGTGAAGATTTGCGCGATCGCGCCAGAATCATGCTCGACCTGCGCGGTAAAAGTCAAGATGTATTACAAAAAGTCAGTAGTTTGGGTTTGGATGCAGAACAGCAAGCTGCTGTCAATCATCTGAAATCTTTGGTAGAGTTACTGGAGTCAGAAAGAAAGTTTCCCATCATCTTGGATCTGAGTTTGATCCAAACCATTGACTATTACACAGGTATTGTCTTTGAAATTGTCCACAACCGCGATCATCCAGCCACAGTTTTAGGGCGGGGTGGTCGCTATGACCAACTTTTAGGACTATATCATCCCCAAGGCGAAAATATCCCCGGAATTGGTTTTGTCCTCAATATTGAAGATGTATACCAAGTTCTGTTATCAAGCCAGCAATTACCCCAAGATATCCCCGCCAGTAACTGGTTAGTAGTACCAGAAACCGCAAGTGCAGAAGTCGCGGCTTTTGCTTATGCTCAAAAACTCCGAGATTCTACCCACTTAGTCATAGTGGAAATGGAACTAGGGGGAAGAGATGCACAAGCTATTCGTCAGTATGCCAGCGATCGCCGAATTGCTCAAATCGCTTGGATTAAAGCCGATGGCTCACCCACAATAGAAAGTATTAGTCAATAA
- a CDS encoding indolepyruvate ferredoxin oxidoreductase subunit alpha, with protein sequence MPHSIVTDVCEGVADCVDACPVACIHPGPGKNVQGTDWYWIDFSTCIDCGICFQVCPVTGAIVQEERPDLQKTPS encoded by the coding sequence ATGCCACATTCAATTGTGACTGATGTTTGTGAAGGTGTTGCCGACTGCGTAGATGCTTGTCCTGTAGCTTGCATCCATCCAGGGCCAGGCAAAAATGTGCAAGGAACCGATTGGTACTGGATTGACTTTTCTACCTGTATTGATTGTGGAATATGTTTCCAAGTATGCCCAGTAACAGGTGCGATCGTTCAAGAAGAACGACCTGATTTGCAGAAAACACCTAGCTAG
- a CDS encoding PEP-CTERM sorting domain-containing protein — MISSQSATAATIALGFTKLTGVTGGSPATTAVLRAEIPAINFGKIASIVIKDISDSNAGSPGNVTGFDLDGIKLSYTAVDRAADVNTISALDLFDFSPTGTILTPGSQRPPTSPELFGTTGGNVNNAVATLGNFDANATTDPTRIFGFFSLGNHGQVEFKLKSPVTNNRPLYLYIGEVGDNGELATGEVIISRPAPPVPEPSGLAVLSLAGIYLVVRHCRKNR; from the coding sequence TTGATTTCAAGTCAAAGTGCAACAGCCGCAACGATCGCGCTTGGCTTTACTAAGCTAACAGGGGTCACAGGTGGTTCTCCTGCAACTACCGCCGTTCTACGAGCGGAAATTCCGGCAATTAACTTTGGTAAGATTGCTTCTATTGTAATTAAAGATATCAGTGATAGTAATGCTGGCTCTCCTGGAAATGTTACTGGTTTTGATTTAGATGGCATTAAACTGAGCTACACTGCTGTTGACAGGGCAGCAGATGTGAATACCATCTCAGCATTAGACTTGTTTGATTTTAGTCCAACAGGAACTATCCTCACTCCTGGAAGCCAGCGTCCGCCTACATCGCCAGAATTGTTTGGAACTACAGGTGGTAATGTGAATAATGCGGTGGCTACCCTGGGAAATTTTGATGCTAACGCCACTACTGACCCTACAAGAATTTTTGGGTTTTTCAGCTTGGGAAATCATGGTCAAGTTGAATTTAAACTCAAAAGTCCTGTTACTAACAATCGTCCGCTATATCTTTACATCGGCGAAGTCGGCGACAATGGTGAGTTAGCAACTGGGGAAGTAATTATCTCACGACCAGCACCTCCGGTTCCTGAACCGAGTGGTCTAGCTGTATTATCTTTGGCGGGGATATATTTGGTAGTACGTCACTGTCGCAAAAATAGATAG
- a CDS encoding ABC transporter ATP-binding protein, giving the protein MSGSVDHSAPILEVTNVHAGYIKDVDILQGVNFRVEVGELVTVIGPNGAGKSTLAKTIFGLLTPHTGTITFKGENIAGLKSNQIVKKGLCYVPQIANVFPSLSVEENLEMGAFVSNAPLKPVKDKIFAMFPKLSDRRRQRAGTLSGGERQMLAMGKALMLEPSLLLLDEPSAALSPILVTQVFEQIKQINQSGTAIVLVEQNARKALEMAHRGYVLESGRDAISGPGQQLLTDPKVGELYLGAGKGH; this is encoded by the coding sequence ATGTCAGGTTCAGTTGATCACTCTGCCCCAATACTCGAAGTTACAAATGTCCATGCTGGTTACATCAAAGATGTGGATATTTTGCAAGGTGTTAATTTTCGGGTAGAAGTTGGAGAATTGGTGACGGTAATTGGCCCCAACGGTGCGGGAAAGTCCACTTTGGCGAAAACTATTTTTGGGCTGTTAACACCCCATACAGGCACAATTACCTTTAAGGGCGAGAATATTGCTGGACTAAAGTCAAATCAAATTGTCAAAAAAGGCTTGTGCTATGTACCCCAAATTGCCAATGTTTTCCCTTCTTTGAGTGTGGAAGAGAATTTAGAAATGGGGGCGTTTGTGAGTAATGCGCCATTAAAGCCTGTGAAAGATAAAATATTTGCAATGTTTCCCAAATTGAGCGATCGCCGCAGGCAACGGGCTGGTACACTCTCTGGAGGAGAACGGCAAATGCTGGCAATGGGCAAAGCTTTGATGTTAGAACCCAGTTTATTACTGTTGGATGAACCTTCTGCGGCATTGTCTCCAATTCTCGTTACCCAAGTATTTGAGCAGATTAAACAAATTAATCAAAGTGGTACTGCGATCGTACTGGTAGAACAAAATGCGCGTAAAGCCCTAGAAATGGCGCATCGTGGTTATGTCCTGGAGTCTGGACGAGATGCGATTTCAGGCCCTGGTCAACAATTATTAACAGACCCGAAAGTAGGCGAATTATATTTGGGTGCGGGGAAAGGCCATTAA